In one window of Thunnus thynnus chromosome 23, fThuThy2.1, whole genome shotgun sequence DNA:
- the LOC137175516 gene encoding rho GTPase-activating protein 8-like, whose protein sequence is MTSTADLEQLAQVELQREEDEDEEGVSDRPSLPPGGTFRPDSSHPYYDVARHGIIQVSGDDNYGRKLIIFSSCCLPPSHQLNHRRLLEYLKFTLDQYVEMDYILVYFHYGLKSSNKPSLRWLREAYSEFDRKYKKNLKTLYVVHPTNFIRIVWNIFKPLISHKFGKKLTYVNYLDELRDHLNYEQLIIPPDVLRHDEKLRADQTGGPPPSVKTPPPRPPLPTQQFGVSLQYLREKNRAAIIPPVMSQTVVYLKEKGVRTEGIFRRSARVQLIKDVQKLYNLGKPVNFELYNDVHVPAVILKTFLRELPEPLLTFRVYNQVQDILNVESSLRVSRCKQIVESLPEHNFIVTKYLLCFLHMVSLESIVNKMSASNLACVFGVNLVWPRQGSISLTALTPINIFTEILIEHFHSVFGSRCPPAQVTP, encoded by the exons ATGACTTCAACAGCTGATCTGGAGCAGCTGGCACAAGTTG AGCTTCAGAGGGAGGAAGACGAGGATGAGGAGGGTGTCTCAGACCGTCCGTCACTTCCTCCCGGCGGCACCTTCAGACCCGATTCATCACATCCGTACTACGACGTGGCTCGACACGGCATCATCCAGGTCTCCG gAGACGACAACTACGGCAGGAAGTTGATCAtcttcagcagctgctgtctgcCTCCATCACACCAGCTCAACCACCGCCGGCTGCTGGA GTACCTGAAGTTCACGTTGGACCAGTATGTGGAGATGGACTACATACTGGTTTACTTCCACTACGGTCTGAAGAGCAGCAACAAGCCGTCGCTGCGATGGTTACGAGAAGCTTACAGCGAGTTCGACAGGAA ATACAAGAAGAACCTGAAGACTTTGTACGTCGTTCATCCTACAAACTTTATCCGAATCGTCTGGAACATTTTCAAACCTTTGATCAG TCACAAGTTCGGGAAGAAGTTGACATACGTGAACTACCTGGACGAGCTCAGAGATCACCTGAACTACGAGCAGCTCATCATCCCTCCCGACGTTCTCAG acatGATGAGAAGTTACGAGCCGATCAGACGGGCGGCCCCCCTCCCTCAGTGAAGACCCCCCCGCCTCGACCCCCGCTGCCCACGCAGCAGTTTGGTGTCAGTCTGCAGTA CCTCAGAGAGAAGAACAGGGCGGCGATAATCCCGCCTGTCATGAGTCAGACTGTCGTCTACCTGAAGGAGAAAG gcgTCAGGACGGAGGGCATCTTCAGGCGCTCGGCTCGAGTTCAGCTCATCAAGGATGTTCAGAAACTCTATAACCTGG GGAAGCCTGTAAACTTTGAGCTGTACAACGACGTCCACGTTCCCGCTGTGATCCTGAAGACGTTTCTCAGAGAGCTTCCTGAACCTCTGCTGACCTTCAGAGTCTACAACCAGGTTCAGGACATCCTCA atgTGGAGAGCTCTCTGCGGGTGTCGAGGTGTAAGCAGATCGTTGAAAGTCTTCCTGAACATAACTTCATCGTGACGAAGTATCTGCTGTGTTTCCTCCACATG GTGTCTCTGGAGAGCATCGTCAACAAGATGAGTGCGTCTAACCTGGCCTGTGTGTTCGGGGTGAACCTGGTTTGGCCTCGTCAGGGTTCGATCTCTCTGACCGCTCTGACCCCCATCAACATCTTCACCGAGATCCTCATCGAACATTTCCACAGCGTGTTCGGCTCCCGCTGCCCACCTGCACAGGTAACACCCTGA